In Vigna unguiculata cultivar IT97K-499-35 chromosome 3, ASM411807v1, whole genome shotgun sequence, a single genomic region encodes these proteins:
- the LOC114176778 gene encoding uncharacterized protein LOC114176778 encodes MAYVTPASSFCSYLKFPSKPNNGRSSFYSFPRILFCQKHQDDVPTDQIHRRALILRSSEIATIGAIFNFSGKKPDYLGVQKNPPALALCPATKNCVSTSENISDRTHYAPPWNYNPEGRKNPVSREEAMEELIDVIESTTPDKFTPRIVERKEDYIRVEYQSSILRFVDDVEFWFRPGKGYTVEYRSASRVGNFDFDLNRKRIKALRQELEKKGWASQDTI; translated from the exons ATGGCTTACGTGACTCCTGCAAGCTCTTTCTGTAGCTACCTCAAGTTTCCCTCCAAACCCAACAATGGTAGAAGTAGCTTTTACTCTTTCCCTCGCATTCTGTTCTGTCAGAAGCACCAGGATGATGTTCCCACCGACCAAATCCACCGAAG AGCACTCATTTTGAGAAGCAGTGAAATAGCGACCATTGGTGCTATCTTCAACTTCAG TGGGAAAAAACCTGATTACCTTGGAGTGCAGAAAAATCCACCGGCATTAGCTCTGTGTCCAGCAACTAAGAATTGTGTATCAACCTCTGAAAATATCAGTGATCGCACACATTATGCTCCTCCTTG GAACTATAATCCTGAAGGCAGGAAAAATCCTGTGAGCAGAGAGGAAGCCATGGAGGAACTGATAGACGTG ATTGAATCAACAACACCAGACAAATTTACTCCAAGGATAGTTGAAAGGAAAGAAGATTACATCCGTGTGGAGTATCAAAGCTCAATCTTGAGG TTTGTGGATGATGTTGAGTTTTGGTTTCGACCTGGCAAGGGTTATACTGTGGAGTATCGATCTGCATCTCGGGTGGGAAactttgattttgatctgaatAGGAAAAGAATAAAG GCACTGCGACAAGAGTTGGAGAAGAAAGGATGGGCATCTCAAGACACAATATGA